A segment of the Desulfurococcus mucosus DSM 2162 genome:
ATGTCACAGACATACTCTTCGGAACCATCGACGCAATACTTGTCAGGCTGAGCACAGTGTTCTACCCGTTGCCAGTGATAGAGGCACTGGGATTCGCACCCTACTACTACGCCGCCCTCCTGAATCCCTTAACCAGTATGGCTGATGCCATCAGGCTCATCTTCCTCCCGGAGTACGTAGCCTACACAGTGTCGCCCCATGCACTACTGCTCTATCTAGTGGGCTTCAGCCTCGGGATGATGGTGCTGGCACTGGAGCACTACACTAAGAGGCTTGAAGCAGGTGGGTGGAAGTAATGATGGAAGACCTCAAGTCTGCTGCATTAATAGCGCAACGGGATCTAGCCCGTTTCTGGCGGTATAAGTACTGGCTCGCCGGCCAAGTCGCAATGAACCTGGCCGACATCTTCATCTTTGGATTGATTTTCAGGGGCATGGTTAACCCAGCCCTCATCCCTGACTACATAAAGTTCATAACCCCTGGGATACTGAGCCTGTCGATATTCATCTCCTCATTCAGCATAGGTAGAGAGGTAGGGGTCGAGTTAAGGAGGGAGGTTACATTATACCTGGTGTCTCTTCCAGTGAAGAGAACTGTACTGGTGGCTGGCCGCATACTAGGCGGGTTACTGAGGGGGCTAATATACCAGTTAGGCTTCCTGTTTTTCGCTGCACTATTACTGGGGATCCCCAACCCCTCCAAGTGGATCATAATACTCTACACAACCCTCCTGCTGGCTGCATCCATGTCGGGTCTCTCAATATCGCTGTCAACTGTTACACGGGACTTTAATCTCCAGGCAACCATAAGGTCCCTCACATACAACGTCCTCTTCTTCGTGTCAAACATATTCTACCCTGAGAGCGTTGTAAAAGCCAGGCTAGGGTTCGCGGCCCCAGTAGTCAAGTATTCCCCTCTCTCAATGGCTACAAGCATATACAGGTGGGGCTTCAACTACACCGGGGATGTAGACGTATTGTTTAATGCGGTCGGGCTCCTCATGTGGAGCATTATTATACTTGCCGTAGCCTGTAAACTATACTTGAGAAACCTTGCGGGGTGAGGATGTGTGAACCCGAGGCTCCTGGTGCTGGCATCCGTGGCCGTTCCCCTTTCCTCAATAGCCATTGCAGCCCTTCTCTCAAACTGGTTTAACCCACTCGAGAACGCTCTCAGCGACCTCGGCCATGCGGCGAGGAGCAGCGTAGCAGCAGTTTTCAACGGTGGACTAGTATTCGGCGGGCTTCTAACCTACACTGTGGCCGTGACCTCGAGGCAGACCCGTAGATCCTACAACATGCTTCTAGCGTTGACCGCGGTCTTCCTAATCCTGATCGGGGTGTACGACGAGATATATGGTAGACTCCACTTCGCGGTTTCCGTGGCATTCTTCACGGGTACGATGATCTTCATGGCGTGGATCACGGTGAAAGAGACCAGCAAGGTCATCAGGGCATACTCGGTGTCAGCACTACTCATAGAGCTTGCTGCCTGGATAATATACTTCATGTACAGGATTCCACGTGGGGCAGCCATACCCGAGTTGATCTCCGTCGCCTCATTCACACCCCTCTACATATACATATATTCGCGGGGCAACCAGCACGCATAGAACAGGTTCAGCATGCTTGAATCCATGGAGGCTCACAGGGCGGTTCAGATACAACCCTACGTGTTAACCGCCCCTCCCTGGATGTCCATCATCATGTCTACAGGCAGCTCAGCGGGCCTGGAGCAACACCCTCCCACCGCCTAGAGCCCGCCCTAGCATTTCCAAACCCATGATTGTCTCGTTATCAAGAAAACAAGTAACCTCGAAGCCTATAAAGTTCCCAGCAGTCACCGGAACGAAAGCAATGTGATCAATAGAATAGAAACAGTTGGTTCAAAAGCTCAGTACTCATTAGTTAATGATCTCCTAGGGCTTCCACCACAGGAGTGACAGCGAGTTTAGGATAACTGTTACATCGCTCAGAATCATTGCTAAAGCAGCCATCTCTGGCATCAGCATCAACCCGTTAAACGGGTAGAGGACGCCGGCCGCCACTGGGATAAGGACACCATTATATATGAATGCCCATGCGAGGTTCTCCCTAGCCTTCCTCAGCACTCTTTTTGAAAGCTTATGAAGGGTTATCATTGTC
Coding sequences within it:
- a CDS encoding ABC transporter permease; amino-acid sequence: MMEDLKSAALIAQRDLARFWRYKYWLAGQVAMNLADIFIFGLIFRGMVNPALIPDYIKFITPGILSLSIFISSFSIGREVGVELRREVTLYLVSLPVKRTVLVAGRILGGLLRGLIYQLGFLFFAALLLGIPNPSKWIIILYTTLLLAASMSGLSISLSTVTRDFNLQATIRSLTYNVLFFVSNIFYPESVVKARLGFAAPVVKYSPLSMATSIYRWGFNYTGDVDVLFNAVGLLMWSIIILAVACKLYLRNLAG
- a CDS encoding DUF998 domain-containing protein is translated as MNPRLLVLASVAVPLSSIAIAALLSNWFNPLENALSDLGHAARSSVAAVFNGGLVFGGLLTYTVAVTSRQTRRSYNMLLALTAVFLILIGVYDEIYGRLHFAVSVAFFTGTMIFMAWITVKETSKVIRAYSVSALLIELAAWIIYFMYRIPRGAAIPELISVASFTPLYIYIYSRGNQHA